The following proteins come from a genomic window of Athalia rosae chromosome 1, iyAthRosa1.1, whole genome shotgun sequence:
- the LOC105683635 gene encoding abl interactor 2 isoform X1, producing MLIMAEYRGSDSYRVSSGVGSDSEVMAELAALLRHEIPDGRNNLADSHTNLERVAEYCEANYFQAENKRIALEETKNYTTQSLASVAYQINTLAYNFLQLLDLQTSQLAEMESQMNHIAQTVMIHKEKVARREIGVLTANKMTTRQYKIIAPANPEKPIKYVRKSIDYTILDDIGHGVRSGGTPRSKQRGGSQGSVQSLGATSTGSGLTAVIVGPAPTTKPPTPPQTVRTGTLSKGTREYRTPPAVAPPQVPSHYAPNYPLGHPRRERGPGYSTLPLHAHTTQHPSHGLQHTSQSATLAQHTLPPQVGTVHPLQSHPQTPPPAPPSVTGTTGYVQEHLNSMPPPPSPLVGAGDMADYGGHHTLPHRLSRRVSRSSGASSPPLPPPPPPEHDEHSQFGRPTQSSGAIMPIVPDEEDLPGWVPKNYIEKVVAIYDYYADKEDELSFQESSVIYVLKKNDDGWWEGVMDGITGLFPGNYVEPCV from the exons ATGTTGATAATGGCTGAGTACc gTGGATCAGACTCATACCGCGTATCTTCGGGAGTGGGTAGTGATTCCGAAGTAATGGCAGAATTAGCGGCGCTTTTGCGCCACGAAATTCCTGATGGAAGGAATAATCTTGCGGATAGTCACACTAATTTGGAAAGAGTGGCGGAATACTGCGaggcaaattattttcaagctGAAAACAAGAGGATAGCGTTGGAGGAGACGAAAAATTACACAACTCAATCACTTGCCAGTGTGGCATACCAGATAAATACATTGGCATACAATTTCCTGCAGTTGTTGGATTTACAGACGTCGCAGCTTGCTGAAATGGAAAGTCAAATGAATCATATTGCCCAAACGGTGATGATACACAAAGAAAAGGTAGCTAGACGGGAAATCGGAGTTCTTACCGCAAATAAAATGACAACAAGGCAGTACAAAATCATCGCTCCTGCCAATCCGGAAAAACCAATAAAGTACGTTAGAAAAAGCATCGATTACACTATCTTGGATGATATAGGACATGGTGTACGAAGTGGTGGCACTCCAAGGAGCAAACAACGTGGAGGAAGTCAGGGAAGTGTCCAAAGTCTTGGTGCTACTTCTACCGGATCTGGTTTAACCGCAGTTATCGTTGGACCGGCACCAACTACAAAGCCTCCTACTCCACCACAAACTGTCAGAACAG GTACACTGAGTAAAGGCACCCGTGAGTACAGGACACCCCCTGCTGTGGCACCGCCACAAGTACCCAGCCACTATGCACCTAATTATCCCTTAGGTCATCCTAGACGTGAACGAGGTCCTGGATATAGCACACTACCACTTCATGCTCATACAACCCAACATCCATCTCATGGACTTCAGCACACATCTCAATCCGCAACTCTTGCCCAACATACTTTACCACCACAGGTAGGAACTGTACATCCACTGCAAAGCCATCCGCAAACTCCGCCTCCTGCTCCACCAAGTGTTACTGGAACTACTGGATATGTTCAGGAGCATCTTAACAGCATGCCAC CACCCCCCTCACCTCTCGTGGGAGCAGGAGATATGGCAGACTATGGTGGTCATCATACTCTGCCTCATCGGCTATCTCGTCGAGTAAGCCGTAGCAGTGGGGCCAGCAGTCCTCCCCTGCCACCTCCACCACCCCCTGAGCACGACGAGCATTCACAATTCGGACGGCCAACGCAATCGTCTGGTGCTATCATGCCAATTGTACCTGACGAAGAAGATCTCCCTGGATGGGTACCAAAGAATTATATCGAAAAAG TGGTTGCGATCTATGATTATTACGCGGACAAGGAGGATGAATTGAGCTTCCAGGAGAGCTCTGTAATTTATGTACTGAAAAAGAATGACGACGGTTGGTGGGAAGGTGTGATGGATGGAATCACTGGACTTTTCCCTGGAAACTACGTAGAGCCTTGCGTTTGA
- the LOC105683635 gene encoding abl interactor 2 isoform X2: MGGSDSYRVSSGVGSDSEVMAELAALLRHEIPDGRNNLADSHTNLERVAEYCEANYFQAENKRIALEETKNYTTQSLASVAYQINTLAYNFLQLLDLQTSQLAEMESQMNHIAQTVMIHKEKVARREIGVLTANKMTTRQYKIIAPANPEKPIKYVRKSIDYTILDDIGHGVRSGGTPRSKQRGGSQGSVQSLGATSTGSGLTAVIVGPAPTTKPPTPPQTVRTGTLSKGTREYRTPPAVAPPQVPSHYAPNYPLGHPRRERGPGYSTLPLHAHTTQHPSHGLQHTSQSATLAQHTLPPQVGTVHPLQSHPQTPPPAPPSVTGTTGYVQEHLNSMPPPPSPLVGAGDMADYGGHHTLPHRLSRRVSRSSGASSPPLPPPPPPEHDEHSQFGRPTQSSGAIMPIVPDEEDLPGWVPKNYIEKVVAIYDYYADKEDELSFQESSVIYVLKKNDDGWWEGVMDGITGLFPGNYVEPCV, encoded by the exons gTGGATCAGACTCATACCGCGTATCTTCGGGAGTGGGTAGTGATTCCGAAGTAATGGCAGAATTAGCGGCGCTTTTGCGCCACGAAATTCCTGATGGAAGGAATAATCTTGCGGATAGTCACACTAATTTGGAAAGAGTGGCGGAATACTGCGaggcaaattattttcaagctGAAAACAAGAGGATAGCGTTGGAGGAGACGAAAAATTACACAACTCAATCACTTGCCAGTGTGGCATACCAGATAAATACATTGGCATACAATTTCCTGCAGTTGTTGGATTTACAGACGTCGCAGCTTGCTGAAATGGAAAGTCAAATGAATCATATTGCCCAAACGGTGATGATACACAAAGAAAAGGTAGCTAGACGGGAAATCGGAGTTCTTACCGCAAATAAAATGACAACAAGGCAGTACAAAATCATCGCTCCTGCCAATCCGGAAAAACCAATAAAGTACGTTAGAAAAAGCATCGATTACACTATCTTGGATGATATAGGACATGGTGTACGAAGTGGTGGCACTCCAAGGAGCAAACAACGTGGAGGAAGTCAGGGAAGTGTCCAAAGTCTTGGTGCTACTTCTACCGGATCTGGTTTAACCGCAGTTATCGTTGGACCGGCACCAACTACAAAGCCTCCTACTCCACCACAAACTGTCAGAACAG GTACACTGAGTAAAGGCACCCGTGAGTACAGGACACCCCCTGCTGTGGCACCGCCACAAGTACCCAGCCACTATGCACCTAATTATCCCTTAGGTCATCCTAGACGTGAACGAGGTCCTGGATATAGCACACTACCACTTCATGCTCATACAACCCAACATCCATCTCATGGACTTCAGCACACATCTCAATCCGCAACTCTTGCCCAACATACTTTACCACCACAGGTAGGAACTGTACATCCACTGCAAAGCCATCCGCAAACTCCGCCTCCTGCTCCACCAAGTGTTACTGGAACTACTGGATATGTTCAGGAGCATCTTAACAGCATGCCAC CACCCCCCTCACCTCTCGTGGGAGCAGGAGATATGGCAGACTATGGTGGTCATCATACTCTGCCTCATCGGCTATCTCGTCGAGTAAGCCGTAGCAGTGGGGCCAGCAGTCCTCCCCTGCCACCTCCACCACCCCCTGAGCACGACGAGCATTCACAATTCGGACGGCCAACGCAATCGTCTGGTGCTATCATGCCAATTGTACCTGACGAAGAAGATCTCCCTGGATGGGTACCAAAGAATTATATCGAAAAAG TGGTTGCGATCTATGATTATTACGCGGACAAGGAGGATGAATTGAGCTTCCAGGAGAGCTCTGTAATTTATGTACTGAAAAAGAATGACGACGGTTGGTGGGAAGGTGTGATGGATGGAATCACTGGACTTTTCCCTGGAAACTACGTAGAGCCTTGCGTTTGA
- the LOC105683645 gene encoding high affinity copper uptake protein 1 isoform X2 produces the protein MSHDHSMHSMNSSGGHAGMDHNHHVGMDHSTMDHSTMDHSTMHHSPMGHDHAAMAAGEHAAASADDACSGGHTMHGMAMAFHGGYCETVLFDSWKVSSIGSLLGSMIGIIIMAALYEGLKYYREYLFWRTYNALQYRSVSMPPEKNVVSEDNRVVHMVGEVIHKQPPTMLSWMHLFQTFLHIVQIIISYFLMLIFMTYNVWLCFAVVLGAAIGYFLFGWKKSVIVDVTEHCH, from the exons ATGTCTCACGATCATTCGATGCACAGCATGAATTCCTCCGGCGGACACGCTGGGATGGATCATAATCATCATGTTGGTATGGATCATTCTACTATGGATCACTCAACTATGGATCACTCAACCATGCATCATTCACCAATGGGCCATGATCATGCTGCCATGGCTGCGGGTGAACACGCTGCTGCCAGTGCTGATGATGCTTGCAGTGGTGGTCACACGATGCATGGAATGGCG ATGGCCTTCCATGGCGGTTATTGCGAAACCGTTCTCTTCGATTCCTGGAAAGTATCTTCTATAGGAAGTCTTCTCGGCTCAATGATTGGAATTATCATTATGGCAGCTCTTTACGAAGGGTTGAAGTATTATCGTGAATATCTATTCTGGAGGACGTACAATGCGCTTCAGTACCGGAGCGTTTCAATGCCTCCGGAGAAAAACGTCGTTTCAGAAGACAACAGAGTCGTACA TATGGTCGGAGAAGTGATTCACAAACAACC GCCAACAATGCTGTCTTGGATGCACTTGTTCCAAACGTTTCTCCACATCGTACAAATAATCATATCGTACTTCCTTATGTTGATCTTCATGACATACAATGTATGGTTGTGCTTTGCCGTTGTCCTCGGTGCCGCAATCGGTTACTTCCtttttggatggaaaaaatctgTAATCGTAGATGTTACGGAACACTGCCACTGA
- the LOC105683628 gene encoding TELO2-interacting protein 2-like, translated as MKMDNLLKELEAMKITGNLSSDNLWKTCIELLENTFVPEKQIGKERPCEEKDYREYRQIVDRNLRNIESTLHHVIITFNDDQNKEETTTIIQNQYVRTFLTYLIIIIGEQSEKSVWNTAESVSIANSMKYKICNFYKCDSISKLLVGEGMYKDSSSNDTYSILNMVLLAVRPKLRKETWKAHPATVNLYKWILEQIEEPNLVNHMSNVIPTALIILDDYVVENRLLGIKCLERISKHAYMRKELVDTGYSEMIYYELTRLLGMREVAYVKPLYSCMTKVLSTNEYYNNTNCLEWTRRDDVLSSLLGNMEYEQNSDLRHAYMCSLPEMLTNIGCSKWCERLARILSEYCENHTDLKTLKVTLQTAKVFLVTLQPRVPSHCVSLYATFLKLHTDLMETPVFDKEIVENLEDCICMLYKLVPSIGRKIVTDDRMKSIINEHLQFKILNDTTYFE; from the exons ATGAAAATGGATAATTTGTTGAAAGAATTAGAAGCGATGAAAATCACAGGTAATTTGTCAAGCGATAATTTATGGAAGACTTGCATAGAATTGCTCGAAAATACCTTCGTTCCGGAAAAACAGATCGGCAAAGAACGACCCTGTGAAGAGAAAGATTACAGGGAATACAGACAAATAGTCGATAGAAATTTACGAAACATAGAGTCAACACTACATCACGTAATAATAACGTTTAATGATGATCAGAATAAGGAAGAAACAACTACTATAATCCAGAATCAGTACGTGCGGACATTTCTGACatatttaattatcattattggcGAACAGAGTGAAAAAAGTGTTTGGAATACAGCTGAATCTGTATCTATAGCCAACAGCatgaaatacaaaatatgcaatttttataaatgtGATTCTATATCGAAGTTGCTTGTTGGAGAAGGAATGTACAAAGATAGTTCGAGCAATGATACCTATAGCATCCTTAACATGGTGCTGCTAGCAGTCAGACCAAAGTTACGCAAAGAAACTTGGAAGGCTCACCCAGCCACAGTTAATTTGTATAAGTGGATATTAGAGCAGATAGAG GAACCAAATTTAGTCAATCACATGAGTAATGTGATACCGACCGCACTGATTATTCTGGATGATTACGTAGTGGAGAACAGACTCCTGGGCATAAAATGCTTAGAAAGGATTTCGAAGCATGCATACATG AGGAAGGAACTAGTTGATACGGGATACTCAGAAATGATATACTATGAATTGACACGATTATTAGGTATGCGGGAAGTGGCATACGTCAAACCTTTATATTCCTGTATGACCAAAGTTTTGTCAACCAATGAGTACTATAACAACACAAATTGCCTGGAG TGGACTAGACGGGATGATGTTCTGTCATCACTCTTGGGCAACATGGAGTATGAGCAGAATTCAGACCTGCGGCATGCCTATATGTGCAGTTTGCCTGAAATGTTAACTAACATAGGGTGTTCTAAATGGTGCGAAAGGCTGGCAAGAATTTTGTCCGAATATTGTGAAAACCATACTGACCTCAAAACATTAAAAGTTACCTTACAA acTGCAAAGGTCTTTCTTGTAACTCTTCAACCACGTGTACCATCGCATTGCGTATCTCTGTACGCAACATTTCTCAAACTTCACACAGATTTGATGGAAACACCAGTATTTGATAAGGAAATCGTAGAAAACTTAGAAGATTGCATTTGTATGTTGTATAAATTAGTACCTTCGATAGGCAGAAAAATTGTTACCGATGATCGTATGAAATCCATAATAAACGAGCATCTTCAATTCAAAATATTGAATGATACTACTTATTTTGAATGA
- the LOC105683645 gene encoding high affinity copper uptake protein 1 isoform X1, giving the protein MCHLHEAAMSHDHSMHSMNSSGGHAGMDHNHHVGMDHSTMDHSTMDHSTMHHSPMGHDHAAMAAGEHAAASADDACSGGHTMHGMAMAFHGGYCETVLFDSWKVSSIGSLLGSMIGIIIMAALYEGLKYYREYLFWRTYNALQYRSVSMPPEKNVVSEDNRVVHMVGEVIHKQPPTMLSWMHLFQTFLHIVQIIISYFLMLIFMTYNVWLCFAVVLGAAIGYFLFGWKKSVIVDVTEHCH; this is encoded by the exons ATGTGTCACCTTCATGAAGCTGCG ATGTCTCACGATCATTCGATGCACAGCATGAATTCCTCCGGCGGACACGCTGGGATGGATCATAATCATCATGTTGGTATGGATCATTCTACTATGGATCACTCAACTATGGATCACTCAACCATGCATCATTCACCAATGGGCCATGATCATGCTGCCATGGCTGCGGGTGAACACGCTGCTGCCAGTGCTGATGATGCTTGCAGTGGTGGTCACACGATGCATGGAATGGCG ATGGCCTTCCATGGCGGTTATTGCGAAACCGTTCTCTTCGATTCCTGGAAAGTATCTTCTATAGGAAGTCTTCTCGGCTCAATGATTGGAATTATCATTATGGCAGCTCTTTACGAAGGGTTGAAGTATTATCGTGAATATCTATTCTGGAGGACGTACAATGCGCTTCAGTACCGGAGCGTTTCAATGCCTCCGGAGAAAAACGTCGTTTCAGAAGACAACAGAGTCGTACA TATGGTCGGAGAAGTGATTCACAAACAACC GCCAACAATGCTGTCTTGGATGCACTTGTTCCAAACGTTTCTCCACATCGTACAAATAATCATATCGTACTTCCTTATGTTGATCTTCATGACATACAATGTATGGTTGTGCTTTGCCGTTGTCCTCGGTGCCGCAATCGGTTACTTCCtttttggatggaaaaaatctgTAATCGTAGATGTTACGGAACACTGCCACTGA
- the LOC105683645 gene encoding high affinity copper uptake protein 1 isoform X3 has translation MCHLHEAAMSHDHSMHSMNSSGGHAGMDHNHHVGMDHSTMDHSTMDHSTMHHSPMGHDHAAMAAGEHAAASADDACSGGHTMHGMAMAFHGGYCETVLFDSWKVSSIGSLLGSMIGIIIMAALYEGLKYYREYLFWRTYNALQYRSVSMPPEKNVVSEDNRVVQPTMLSWMHLFQTFLHIVQIIISYFLMLIFMTYNVWLCFAVVLGAAIGYFLFGWKKSVIVDVTEHCH, from the exons ATGTGTCACCTTCATGAAGCTGCG ATGTCTCACGATCATTCGATGCACAGCATGAATTCCTCCGGCGGACACGCTGGGATGGATCATAATCATCATGTTGGTATGGATCATTCTACTATGGATCACTCAACTATGGATCACTCAACCATGCATCATTCACCAATGGGCCATGATCATGCTGCCATGGCTGCGGGTGAACACGCTGCTGCCAGTGCTGATGATGCTTGCAGTGGTGGTCACACGATGCATGGAATGGCG ATGGCCTTCCATGGCGGTTATTGCGAAACCGTTCTCTTCGATTCCTGGAAAGTATCTTCTATAGGAAGTCTTCTCGGCTCAATGATTGGAATTATCATTATGGCAGCTCTTTACGAAGGGTTGAAGTATTATCGTGAATATCTATTCTGGAGGACGTACAATGCGCTTCAGTACCGGAGCGTTTCAATGCCTCCGGAGAAAAACGTCGTTTCAGAAGACAACAGAGTCGTACA GCCAACAATGCTGTCTTGGATGCACTTGTTCCAAACGTTTCTCCACATCGTACAAATAATCATATCGTACTTCCTTATGTTGATCTTCATGACATACAATGTATGGTTGTGCTTTGCCGTTGTCCTCGGTGCCGCAATCGGTTACTTCCtttttggatggaaaaaatctgTAATCGTAGATGTTACGGAACACTGCCACTGA
- the LOC105683644 gene encoding probable cytochrome P450 304a1: MVALAIVLSFIAILLFLYQVYRLNSDKPSENEAPVLPRLPIWGSYWFLLWGNYKYPHRTIQYYAAKYKSNVVACWLGSYYTVIATNYQSIKELLSKKEFDGRLAEAYIFKARAFGRKLGVFFTDGTAWRDKRRFTLRYMRDYGFGRRMEKAENDFAEELSTLIDTLKNGPINDEERELWKDGDKVMFPKILLPIAGNFFLTIFTGERFPRSEHGVLRKVAESAKQFQQHSDTTGGAILQTPGLRHFAHGFSFPGFLKGSYGITDFIRSCLRTSQESFISEAERGFVDVCIKRMKAAEGSFQLTEEEILMVGTDFIFPALTANPWAVTNFIKHMMHYPDILQKVQKEIDTVVGRDRLVTLNDRMNLHYTEATIREILRFDTMTPWSVAHRALESGELAGFHIPQNTVLISDLYSMHHDPKFWGDPENLRPERFLTEDGCLGKDHSLPFGAGGRLCAGETFARQFLFLTFSTLIQNFDFGFVDGEPSSLKDKLPGFAESPKDLWIKVTPRK; this comes from the exons ATGGTAGCGTTAGCGATAGTATTGTCATTCATCGCAATCCTCTTGTTTCTGTACCAAGTCTATCGACTTAATTCTGACAAACCTTCCGAAAACGAAGCACCAG TTTTACCTCGACTCCCGATATGGGGTAGTTACTGGTTCCTACTTTGGGGAAATTACAAATACCCACATCGAACGATTCAATATTATGCGGCAAAGTACAAATCTAATGTAGTAGCATGTTGGTTGGGTTCGTATTACACGGTTATTGCAACTAATTACCAGAGTATAAAGGAATTATTGTCAAAAAAGGAGTTTGACGGAAGATTGGCCGAGGCTTACATATTCAAAGCGAGAGCTTTCGGACGAAAATTGG GGGTATTTTTCACTGATGGAACAGCATGGAGGGACAAAAGAAGATTCACTCTTAGATATATGAGAGATTATGGATTTGGTCGACGAATGGAAAAAGCTGAGAATGACTTCGCAGAAGAATTGAGCACGTTAATAgatacattgaaaaatggtCCGATCAATGACGAGGAGCGG GAGCTTTGGAAAGACGGTGATAAAGTAATGTTCCCTAAAATTTTATTGCCCATAgcgggtaatttttttttgacgataTTCACTGGCGAACGGTTTCCAAGATCGGAACATGGTGTACTACGGAAAGTCGCAGAATCGGCAAAACAATTCCAACAACACAGCGACACAACCGGGGGCGCAATATTGCAGACTCCGGGGTTACGACATTTTGCTCACGGATTCTCCTTCCCAGGATTTTTAAAAGGATCTTATGGGATAACTGACTTTATTCGG TCATGTTTGAGGACAAGCCAAGAATCATTCATTTCGGAAGCAGAAAGAGGTTTCGTCGATGTGTGCATCAAAAGAATGAAAGCTGCGGAAGGGTCATTCCAGTTGACAGAGGAAGAGATACTTATGGTGGGAacggatttcatttttcctgcATTAACGGCAAACCCATGGGCCGTGACAAATTTCATAAAACACATGATGCACTATCCCGATATATTGCAAAAAGTTCAAAAAGAAATTGACACAGTGGTAGGAAGGGACAGATTGGTGACGTTAAATGACAGAATGAA tttaCATTATACCGAAGCAActatacgtgaaattttgaGATTCGATACCATGACTCCTTGGTCGGTAGCGCACAGAGCGTTGGAGAGTGGAGAACTGGCTGGCTTTCATATCCCACAAAACACTGTGTTGATAAGCGATCTATACTCTATGCATCATGACCCAAAGTTCTGGGGAGATCCAGAAAATCTTAGACCCGAAAGGTTTCTGACTGAGGATGGGTGCTTAGGAAAAGACCACTCCCTACCCTTTGGTGCAG gagGAAGACTTTGTGCTGGTGAGACATTTGCCaggcaatttttgtttctcacttTTTCAACACTTATTCAGAACTTTGATTTTGGATTTGTGGATGGCGAACCTTCCTCACTGAAGGACAAGTTGCCGGGTTTTGCCGAGAGTCCAAAAGATCTCTGGATCAAAGTAACACCTCGTAAATAG
- the LOC105683635 gene encoding abl interactor 2 isoform X3, whose product MAELAALLRHEIPDGRNNLADSHTNLERVAEYCEANYFQAENKRIALEETKNYTTQSLASVAYQINTLAYNFLQLLDLQTSQLAEMESQMNHIAQTVMIHKEKVARREIGVLTANKMTTRQYKIIAPANPEKPIKYVRKSIDYTILDDIGHGVRSGGTPRSKQRGGSQGSVQSLGATSTGSGLTAVIVGPAPTTKPPTPPQTVRTGTLSKGTREYRTPPAVAPPQVPSHYAPNYPLGHPRRERGPGYSTLPLHAHTTQHPSHGLQHTSQSATLAQHTLPPQVGTVHPLQSHPQTPPPAPPSVTGTTGYVQEHLNSMPPPPSPLVGAGDMADYGGHHTLPHRLSRRVSRSSGASSPPLPPPPPPEHDEHSQFGRPTQSSGAIMPIVPDEEDLPGWVPKNYIEKVVAIYDYYADKEDELSFQESSVIYVLKKNDDGWWEGVMDGITGLFPGNYVEPCV is encoded by the exons ATGGCAGAATTAGCGGCGCTTTTGCGCCACGAAATTCCTGATGGAAGGAATAATCTTGCGGATAGTCACACTAATTTGGAAAGAGTGGCGGAATACTGCGaggcaaattattttcaagctGAAAACAAGAGGATAGCGTTGGAGGAGACGAAAAATTACACAACTCAATCACTTGCCAGTGTGGCATACCAGATAAATACATTGGCATACAATTTCCTGCAGTTGTTGGATTTACAGACGTCGCAGCTTGCTGAAATGGAAAGTCAAATGAATCATATTGCCCAAACGGTGATGATACACAAAGAAAAGGTAGCTAGACGGGAAATCGGAGTTCTTACCGCAAATAAAATGACAACAAGGCAGTACAAAATCATCGCTCCTGCCAATCCGGAAAAACCAATAAAGTACGTTAGAAAAAGCATCGATTACACTATCTTGGATGATATAGGACATGGTGTACGAAGTGGTGGCACTCCAAGGAGCAAACAACGTGGAGGAAGTCAGGGAAGTGTCCAAAGTCTTGGTGCTACTTCTACCGGATCTGGTTTAACCGCAGTTATCGTTGGACCGGCACCAACTACAAAGCCTCCTACTCCACCACAAACTGTCAGAACAG GTACACTGAGTAAAGGCACCCGTGAGTACAGGACACCCCCTGCTGTGGCACCGCCACAAGTACCCAGCCACTATGCACCTAATTATCCCTTAGGTCATCCTAGACGTGAACGAGGTCCTGGATATAGCACACTACCACTTCATGCTCATACAACCCAACATCCATCTCATGGACTTCAGCACACATCTCAATCCGCAACTCTTGCCCAACATACTTTACCACCACAGGTAGGAACTGTACATCCACTGCAAAGCCATCCGCAAACTCCGCCTCCTGCTCCACCAAGTGTTACTGGAACTACTGGATATGTTCAGGAGCATCTTAACAGCATGCCAC CACCCCCCTCACCTCTCGTGGGAGCAGGAGATATGGCAGACTATGGTGGTCATCATACTCTGCCTCATCGGCTATCTCGTCGAGTAAGCCGTAGCAGTGGGGCCAGCAGTCCTCCCCTGCCACCTCCACCACCCCCTGAGCACGACGAGCATTCACAATTCGGACGGCCAACGCAATCGTCTGGTGCTATCATGCCAATTGTACCTGACGAAGAAGATCTCCCTGGATGGGTACCAAAGAATTATATCGAAAAAG TGGTTGCGATCTATGATTATTACGCGGACAAGGAGGATGAATTGAGCTTCCAGGAGAGCTCTGTAATTTATGTACTGAAAAAGAATGACGACGGTTGGTGGGAAGGTGTGATGGATGGAATCACTGGACTTTTCCCTGGAAACTACGTAGAGCCTTGCGTTTGA